One stretch of Ooceraea biroi isolate clonal line C1 chromosome 4, Obir_v5.4, whole genome shotgun sequence DNA includes these proteins:
- the LOC105283847 gene encoding 40S ribosomal protein S2, which produces MADAAPAARGGFRGGFGSRGAGDRGGLRGRGRGGRGRGRGRGRGKEDSKEWVPVTKLGRLVRDGKIQSLEHIYLFSLPIKEYEIIDKFLGPDLKDEVLKIMPVQKQTRAGQRTRFKAFVAIGDSNGHIGLGVKCSKEVATAIRGAIILAKLSVVPVRRGYWGNKIGKPHTVPCKVTGKCGSVQVRLIPAPRGTGIVSAPVPKKLLQMAGIEDCYTSARGSTCTLGNFAKATYAAIAKTYAYLTPDLWKEQALAKAPYQEFADYLSKTHKGGVRAAEVV; this is translated from the exons ATGGCGGACGCTGCTCCAGCCGCGCGTGGAGGTTTTCGTGGAGGTTTCGGCTCTCGCGGAGCTGGTGATCGTGGAGGCCTAAGGGGTCGAGGCCGCGGTGGCAGAGGCAGAGGACGTGGTCGCGGACGTGGCAAGGAAGACAGCAAGGAATGGGTGCCCGTCACCAAGCTCGGTCGCTTGGTCAGGGATGGCAAAATCCAGTCTCTCGAACACATCTATCTGTTTTCCTTGCCAATCAAGGAGTACGAGATCATCGACAAGTTCCTCGGGCCGGATCTAAAAGATGAGGTTCTGAAGATCATGCCTGTGCAGAAGCAGACCAGAGCCGGTCAGCGTACGCGTTTCAAG GCTTTTGTCGCCATTGGAGATAGCAACGGCCACATTGGACTAGGAGTGAAGTGCTCCAAGGAAGTAGCTACCGCGATCCGCGGTGCCATCATCTTGGCCAAGCTGTCCGTTGTGCCGGTTCGACGTGGCTACTGGGGTAACAAGATCGGCAAGCCGCACACTGTGCCGTGCAAGGTGACCGGCAAGTGCGGCTCCGTGCAGGTGCGTCTGATACCGGCGCCGAGGGGTACCGGCATCGTGTCCGCTCCTGTACCTAAGAAGCTGCTGCAGATGGCCGGTATCGAGGATTGCTACACGTCGGCCAGAGGTTCCACCTGTACTCTCGGCAATTTCGCCAAAGCGACCTACGCTGCGATCGCGAAGACGTACGCCTACTTGACACCCGACTTGTGGAAGGAACAGGCTCTGGCCAAGGCGCCGTATCAGGAATTCGCTGACTATCTGTCAAAGACCCACAAGGGAGGCGTGAGAGCTGCTGAAGTGGTTTAA
- the LOC105283846 gene encoding guanine deaminase has product MKVAKIFASVKSQLHVSKKYHTMFRQVFVGPLIHTDENEKLIAKERIAVFVEDGKIVDITENLPKNHISESELKHVFKHFQPNDVTILNDGRFMIPGLIDCHTHAVQFPNLGVGYDKYLLDWLESYTFPLETKYADAKFAEQAYDSVVKRTIGIGTTTACYFASLYGETTTILAEKAAKLGQRAFVGKVNMNIPRDDGYWESTEKSIEDTMAFIESVERIGSPLVKPIITPRFALSCNMELMQKLAKIAKAKDLHIQSHVSENKAEITATKEYFQEYFQPSYTAIYKAAGLLTNKTILAHGVHLEDSELAILKEHGTAIIHCPSSNIYLKSGLCDVQRLRANHVKVGLGTDVSGGASYSMLDAMRSALLVSNCLSMMKDDYTPLSYEDVFHMATLGSAKALSIDDKVGNLVPGKEFDALVVDLNASGTFVDNSKEYKGIQGTLQEKLQRFIYSGDDRNIISVYVQGRNVKC; this is encoded by the exons ATGAAAGTTGCAAAAATCTTTGCTAGTGTAaag AGTCAGTTGCACGTGTCCAAAAAATATCACACAATGTTTCGACAAGTTTTCGTTGGTCCCTTGATTCACACGGATGAAAATGAGAAATTGATTGCCAAAGAACGTATCGCTGTGTTTGTCGAGGATGGCAAG ATCGTCGACATCACCGAGAACTTACCAAAGAATCATATTTCCGAGTCTGAGTTGAAACATGTTTTCAAGCATTTTCAACCAAACGATGTTACCATTTTGAATGATGGAAGATTTATGATACCTGGACTCATCGATTGCCACACTCATGCGGTCCAGTTTCCGAATCTCGGAGTGGGTTACGATAAATACCTTTTGGATTGGCTGGAGAGCTATACATTCCCATTGGAGACGAAATATGCCGATGCGAAATTTGCAGAACAAGCATACGACTCGGTGGtg AAACGTACTATCGGAATTGGCACAACAACAGCATGCTACTTTGCATCTTTGTACGGTGAGACGACTACGATTCTTGCGGAGAAAGCCGCGAAGCTGGGACAACGCGCTTTCGTTGGAAAAGTCAACATGAACATTCCACGTGACGATGGTTATTGGGAGAGCACTGAGAAATCCATTGAGGACACTATGGCTTTTATAGAATCCGTCGAACGAATAGGG AGTCCACTTGTAAAACCAATTATTACACCAAGATTTGCACTGAGCTGCAACATGGAGCTAATGCAAAAGTTGGCAAAAATTGCTAAAGCAAAAGATTTGCATATACAG AGTCATGTCTCTGAGAATAAGGCCGAGATAACAGCAACAAAAGAGTATTTCCAAGAGTATTTCCAACCCTCGTATACAGCCATTTACAAAGCTGCTGGTCTTCTCACGAACAag acAATATTGGCACATGGCGTCCACCTCGAAGATAGCGAACTCGCTATTCTTAAAGAACATGGGACAGCTATAATTCACTGTCCATcctcaaatatatatctaaaaaGTGGTCTTTGCGATGTGCAGAGGCTGAGAGCTAACCATGTCAAAGTCGGTCTTGGAACAG ATGTTTCAGGTGGAGCAAGCTATAGCATGCTGGATGCGATGAGATCGGCCTTACTAGTATCAAATTGTCTATCCATGATGAAGGATGATTATACACCACTCAGCTACGAGGATGTCTTCCATATGGCGACGTTAGGAAGTGCCAAAG cacTCTCAATTGACGATAAAGTCGGCAACCTGGTGCCAGGCAAAGAATTTGATGCCCTCGTCGTAGATTTGAACGCGTCAGGCACGTTTGTGGACAATTCCAAAGAGTACAAGGGTATTCAGGGAACGCTTCAGGAAAAACTTCaaagatttatatattctGGCGATGACCGTAATATAATATCAGTATATGTACAAGGTAGGAATGTTAAATGTTAA
- the LOC105283849 gene encoding probable DNA-directed RNA polymerases I and III subunit RPAC2 encodes MGRLLKLPEKHAETTETFVFLEEGHTLGNALSAVIRDYPSVQLCGYTVPHPAENKINFRIQTTGENATEVLRRGLEDLEKICDITIERFEKAYENFKVKDTSMDTT; translated from the exons ATGGGTCGTCTATTAAAG TTGCCGGAGAAGCATGCCGAAACCACCGAGACTTTCGTCTTCCTCGAGGAGGGGCATACCCTGGGAAATGCACTGAGCGCCGTCATACGTGACTA TCCTAGCGTGCAATTGTGCGGTTACACAGTGCCGCATCCGGCAGAGAACAAGATAAACTTCCGCATTCAGACAACCGGCGAGAATGCGACTGAAGTGTTGAGACGGGGCCTGGAGGATCTGGAGAAGATATGCGACATCACGATTGAGAGATTCGAGAAAGCGTACGAGAACTTTAAAGTGAAAGATACCTCTATGGATACTACATAA